The window GTTTGATAGGCTTTTTGTTCTATAGGTTGCCAAGTATACGGAGCTAAGTTCAACATCTCTTTTACTTTCTCGCTTGAAAAAGGAAGAAACGGCGATAATAACTGGGCACAATTTGCAATTATATGCACACATGTAAATAAAATTTTCTTACACTCGTCTATGTTCTCATGAATTATCTTCCAAGGTTGTTTTGCATCAAAGTATTTATTTCCAAAACGTATGGTTTCAAAAATTGTTTCAATCGCTTGTTTAAAATGGCCTTGTTCGACCAAATGACCAATCTCGCCATATTTAGATTGGATTAGTTCTGCGATATCCGCATCTATTTCCCCAGAAACAGTACCATCAAATGACTTATCAATAAACTTCAATGTCCGATTAACAAGGTTGCCATAAGCACCAAGAAGTTCCGTATTATGACTGAAAATGAACTCACGCCACGAAAAGTCAGCGTCTCTGGCTTCAGGTGCATTTGCGGTTAAAAAGTATCGAATAGAATCAGGATGATAGCTTTCCAAAATGGAGGGAATCCACACAGCCCAGTTTTTACTCGTCGAAATTTTCTTCTTTTCCAAAGTTAAGTACTCATTTGAAATGATATGTGTTGGAAGTGTATCCTTTCCAATTCCCGATAAAATAGATGGCCAAATAATGGAGTGGAATGGAATATTGTCTTTTCCATGTACATAGTAAGATACTGTTTCTTCATTCCAATAAGCTTCATCACTTTGATGAGTCTCATTCGCCCATTGTTGACTGGCCGAATAATAACCTGAAACTGCTTCAATCCAAACATAAACCTTTTTATCCTCATACCCTTGCACGGGTACACTAACTCCATTTGCTAAGTCTCTGGAAACTGCACGGTCATGTAAACCTTCTGTTAAATATCTCTCTGTTAAATGAATGGCATTTTCTCTCCACGTTTTGTTAGCACGAACTTTCCTAACTTTCTCTTCCAGCTCTTGTTGAAATGAACTTAATGAGAAATAGAAGTGTTCGGTTGCTCTTGTAGTTGGTGCATTCCCACAGATTTTACACTTACGGTCAATTAAATCAAGAGGATCGAGAATGGTTGAACAATTATCACATTGATCCCCACGAGATGGATGCCCACAGTTTGGACAAATCCCTTCCACATACCGGTCGGGCAAAAATTGTTGATCGAACTCACAATAAGTCTGCTCAATCTCTTTTTTATAAATATACCCATTGTCAAGCAGCTGCAAGAAAATTTGTTGCACCACTTCATGATGTTGTTGACTATCTGTTCTGGAATAAAAATCGTAACTAAACCCAAGTTTCGCAAAGCTTTCTATAAATTCTTGATGATAACGATCCGCGATTGCTTGGATTGCTACCCCTTCTTGATTTGCCCTGATAGATATCGGTGTACCATTACAATCACTGCCTGACACATATAAAACGGATTCACCTTTTAATCGATAATACCTCGCTAAAATATCTCCTGGTAACAATGCTGCAATGTGCCCCAAATGCAATGATCCATTCGCGTATGGCCATGCCCCTCCAATAAAGATGTTCAACAGAATTCCTCCTTTTGGGGGCATACAAAAACCCCGCCACTTATCATATCGATAAGGACGAGGTTGATAGTTCACTCGTGGTACCACCTTAATTCACAAATAGCTCACGCCACTTGTCTTAGTAAGTACGTAGCTACAAATCATGCTAGTATACTTTGACATTTGTAACAAGTGCCAAATCTTGTTGCAGCCTACTCATCCGCAGATTTTCAGTGCAAAGCTCAGAGATCATGTTCATCAGACTAGTTTGCTTCATTTCCACCAACA of the Sporosarcina sp. FSL K6-1508 genome contains:
- the metG gene encoding methionine--tRNA ligase, yielding MNIFIGGAWPYANGSLHLGHIAALLPGDILARYYRLKGESVLYVSGSDCNGTPISIRANQEGVAIQAIADRYHQEFIESFAKLGFSYDFYSRTDSQQHHEVVQQIFLQLLDNGYIYKKEIEQTYCEFDQQFLPDRYVEGICPNCGHPSRGDQCDNCSTILDPLDLIDRKCKICGNAPTTRATEHFYFSLSSFQQELEEKVRKVRANKTWRENAIHLTERYLTEGLHDRAVSRDLANGVSVPVQGYEDKKVYVWIEAVSGYYSASQQWANETHQSDEAYWNEETVSYYVHGKDNIPFHSIIWPSILSGIGKDTLPTHIISNEYLTLEKKKISTSKNWAVWIPSILESYHPDSIRYFLTANAPEARDADFSWREFIFSHNTELLGAYGNLVNRTLKFIDKSFDGTVSGEIDADIAELIQSKYGEIGHLVEQGHFKQAIETIFETIRFGNKYFDAKQPWKIIHENIDECKKILFTCVHIIANCAQLLSPFLPFSSEKVKEMLNLAPYTWQPIEQKAYQTFQVSPLFERIDLSKIEVELEKLKLNAI